In Halorhabdus tiamatea SARL4B, a genomic segment contains:
- a CDS encoding IS5-like element ISHti8 family transposase — protein MSTSASTLQDVTSVDDFLNAAATETVPLFEHLEFEFLLEYDVFAPSKRGRTRVHQPPDLFRGFLHCYYKDVYGTRPVARELQHGLVWYYCGLDKPPSRDTVDRFLTDLEHVIDDVFDSLVEQAAARGLLDSTYSIDSTHVEAIQYNDAASWNYDPTAEEYYYGFGCTIVSTGAKIPIAAEFTQAKQANKETAMRVTRDALAVDTPIWMLGDSAYDILDWHDLLLAAGVVPIAPYNPRNTDDPKDIKYRVEDRIKKHSEDIRLKQSILDETYNDRTGVERTNDAVKDCGLGHVCARGRVHARTEVFLALCLRIVVAITNYERGNGPGCEKL, from the coding sequence GTGTCTACGAGCGCCAGCACCCTGCAAGACGTAACTTCGGTAGACGACTTCTTGAATGCGGCGGCTACCGAGACAGTACCGCTGTTCGAGCATCTTGAGTTCGAGTTTCTGCTGGAGTATGACGTGTTCGCCCCCTCGAAGCGGGGGCGAACACGAGTGCATCAGCCACCAGACCTCTTTCGCGGCTTTCTGCACTGCTACTACAAGGATGTCTACGGGACACGCCCGGTTGCACGAGAACTTCAGCACGGCCTCGTCTGGTACTATTGCGGACTCGACAAACCGCCATCAAGAGACACGGTTGATCGCTTTCTCACTGATCTCGAACACGTTATCGACGATGTCTTCGACAGTCTCGTCGAGCAGGCCGCCGCCCGCGGCCTGCTCGACTCCACGTACTCTATCGATTCGACACACGTTGAAGCGATTCAATACAACGATGCAGCGTCATGGAACTACGATCCAACGGCTGAGGAGTACTACTACGGCTTCGGCTGTACGATCGTCTCGACCGGCGCAAAGATCCCGATAGCAGCGGAGTTCACACAGGCCAAACAAGCAAACAAAGAGACGGCGATGCGCGTCACCCGTGACGCGCTCGCCGTCGATACACCGATCTGGATGCTTGGAGACAGCGCCTACGACATCCTCGATTGGCACGACCTCCTGCTGGCCGCAGGGGTCGTGCCAATCGCTCCGTACAATCCGCGAAACACCGACGACCCGAAAGACATCAAGTACAGAGTCGAAGACCGCATCAAGAAACATAGCGAGGACATCCGGCTGAAACAGTCCATCCTAGATGAGACGTACAACGACCGGACAGGAGTCGAACGAACCAACGATGCAGTCAAGGACTGCGGCCTCGGGCACGTCTGCGCCCGAGGCCGCGTCCACGCACGAACAGAAGTATTTCTTGCGCTGTGTCTCCGGATCGTCGTCGCCATCACCAACTACGAGCGAGGAAACGGACCGGGCTGTGAGAAGTTATGA
- a CDS encoding uroporphyrinogen-III synthase, with translation MTEDRPTAAVFRPDDERLARAVESLESLGVKPIADPMLAVEPTGNLPRTDADAVVFTSKTGAELVAGEWTPGDATVCAIGEPTADALRANGTEVDVVPETYSSTGLVETLGERVDGSRVEVARSDHGSDVLLDGLESAGAYVHETVLYRLVRPERAGESVELAADGGLDAALFTSSLTVEHFLAIATERGHRERVLDGLADAVVGAIGEPTRETASDHGIEVDVVPETADFESLAAAVVERLDR, from the coding sequence ATGACTGAGGACAGACCGACCGCCGCCGTCTTTCGCCCGGACGACGAGCGACTCGCGAGAGCGGTCGAATCACTCGAATCGCTCGGCGTGAAGCCGATCGCCGACCCGATGCTCGCCGTCGAGCCGACCGGGAACCTCCCCCGAACGGACGCCGACGCCGTCGTCTTCACGAGCAAGACCGGGGCCGAACTGGTCGCCGGCGAGTGGACCCCCGGCGACGCGACGGTGTGTGCGATCGGTGAGCCGACGGCAGACGCACTTCGAGCGAACGGCACCGAAGTCGACGTCGTCCCCGAGACGTACTCCTCGACGGGACTGGTCGAAACCCTCGGCGAGCGAGTCGACGGGTCGCGAGTCGAGGTCGCACGCAGCGACCACGGCAGCGACGTGTTGCTCGACGGGCTGGAGTCGGCCGGCGCGTACGTCCACGAGACGGTGCTCTATCGACTCGTCCGACCCGAAAGAGCGGGCGAGTCCGTCGAACTCGCTGCCGATGGCGGCCTCGACGCCGCGCTGTTCACATCGTCGTTAACTGTCGAACACTTCCTGGCGATCGCGACGGAACGGGGCCACCGGGAGAGAGTGCTCGACGGACTGGCCGACGCCGTCGTCGGTGCGATCGGCGAACCGACGCGGGAGACCGCCAGCGACCACGGAATAGAGGTCGACGTCGTCCCCGAGACGGCCGACTTCGAGTCACTGGCCGCGGCAGTCGTCGAACGGCTCGATCGGTAG
- a CDS encoding DHHA1 domain-containing protein: MAPVPKLADRAAECAERLRAAEEVLLASHIDADGLTSAGIAATALERAGIPTTTVFKNQLDDEEIASIAARDVQTVLFTDFGSGQLDAITKHEQRGDFEPIVVDHHQPADAETRYHLNPLLEGIDGASELSGAGASYLLARALEGDEQDNRDLAALAVVGAVGDMQAVGGELVGANRAIVADGMDAGVLEEATDLALYGKQTRPLPKLLEYADQPQIPGVSGDEAGAIDFLESLGIELETEGEWRRWVDLAAAERQTVVSGLVQRGVERGVPADRIESLVGTTYTLSAETQGTELRDASEFSTLLNATARYERADVGLAVCLGDREEALERARRLLANHRRNLSEGLEYVRENGVESGEHVQWFDADDAIRETIVGIVAGMALGLPGVERDRPIVAFARKSEDERKVSARGTATLVRQGLDLSSAIHAASVAVGGDGGGHDIAAGATIPTDRREEFIDRLESAITEQLT, translated from the coding sequence ATGGCACCCGTGCCGAAACTCGCCGATCGAGCCGCGGAGTGTGCCGAGCGCCTTCGAGCGGCCGAGGAGGTGCTCCTGGCCTCGCACATCGACGCCGACGGGTTGACGAGTGCCGGGATCGCCGCGACGGCCCTCGAACGCGCGGGGATTCCGACGACGACCGTCTTCAAGAACCAGCTCGACGACGAGGAGATCGCCTCGATCGCGGCGCGAGACGTCCAGACCGTGTTGTTCACCGACTTCGGCAGTGGCCAACTCGACGCGATCACGAAGCACGAACAGCGGGGTGACTTCGAGCCGATCGTGGTGGATCACCACCAGCCGGCCGACGCCGAGACGCGCTATCACCTCAATCCGCTACTCGAAGGGATCGACGGCGCGTCCGAGCTCTCGGGGGCTGGGGCTAGTTATCTACTCGCACGCGCGTTGGAAGGTGACGAACAGGACAATCGGGACCTCGCGGCGCTCGCCGTGGTCGGTGCCGTCGGGGACATGCAGGCAGTCGGCGGTGAACTCGTCGGCGCGAACCGGGCGATAGTCGCGGACGGCATGGACGCGGGCGTGCTCGAAGAGGCGACCGACCTTGCCCTGTACGGCAAACAGACCCGGCCGCTGCCGAAACTCCTCGAATACGCGGATCAACCCCAGATTCCCGGGGTTTCAGGCGACGAAGCCGGCGCGATCGACTTCCTGGAATCGCTCGGGATCGAACTCGAAACGGAAGGCGAGTGGCGTCGATGGGTCGATCTCGCCGCCGCAGAGCGCCAGACAGTCGTCAGCGGGCTCGTCCAGCGCGGTGTCGAACGTGGCGTCCCGGCCGACCGGATCGAGTCGCTCGTCGGCACGACCTACACACTCTCAGCAGAGACGCAGGGCACGGAACTCCGGGACGCGAGCGAGTTCTCGACGCTGCTCAACGCGACAGCGCGGTACGAACGGGCCGACGTGGGTCTCGCCGTCTGTCTCGGCGATCGCGAGGAGGCCTTAGAACGCGCCCGTCGATTGCTCGCGAACCACCGACGGAATCTTTCGGAGGGCCTCGAATATGTCCGGGAAAATGGCGTCGAGTCGGGCGAGCACGTCCAGTGGTTCGATGCCGACGACGCCATCCGGGAGACGATCGTCGGGATCGTGGCCGGGATGGCGCTCGGCCTCCCCGGGGTTGAGCGCGACCGACCGATCGTCGCCTTCGCCCGGAAGTCCGAGGACGAGCGAAAGGTCTCAGCTCGTGGGACCGCCACGCTCGTCCGCCAGGGGCTGGATCTCTCGAGTGCGATCCACGCGGCCAGTGTCGCTGTCGGTGGTGACGGCGGCGGCCACGATATCGCTGCGGGCGCGACGATCCCGACGGATCGCCGAGAGGAGTTCATCGACCGGCTCGAGAGCGCTATCACCGAGCAACTGACCTGA